The following are from one region of the Vitis riparia cultivar Riparia Gloire de Montpellier isolate 1030 chromosome 14, EGFV_Vit.rip_1.0, whole genome shotgun sequence genome:
- the LOC117931381 gene encoding receptor-like protein EIX2 yields the protein MANINASIHFLLLIFLSSTFLYLETVKLGSCNGVLNVSCTEIERKALVDFKQDLTDPSGRLSSWVGLDCCRWSGVVCSQRVPRVIKLKLRNQYARSPDANDEDTGAFEDDYGAAHAFGGEISHSLLDLKDLRYLDLSMNNFEGLQIPKFIGSFKRLRYLNLSGASFGGTIPPHLGNLSSLLYLDLNSYSLESVEDDLHWLSGLSSLRHLNLGNIDLSKAAAYWHRAVNSLSSLLELRLPRCGLSSLPDLPLPFFNVTSLLVLDLSNNDFNSSIPHWLFNFSSLAYLDLNSNNLQGSVPEGFGYLISLKYIDFSSNLFIGGHLPRDLGKLCNLRTLKLSFNSISGEITEFMDGLSECVNSSSLESLDLGYNYKLGGFLPNSLGHLKNLKSLHLWSNSFVGSIPNSIGNLSSLQGFYISENQMNGIIPESVGQLSALVALDLSENPWVGVVTESHFSNLTSLTELAIKKSSPNITLVFNVNVKWIPPFKLNYLELQACQLGPKFPAWLRTQNQLKTIVLNNARISDTIPDWFWKLDLQLELLDVANNQLSGRVPNSLKFPKNAVVDLSSNRFHGPFPHFSSNLSSLYLTDNLFSGPIPRDVGKTMPWLTNFDVSWNSLNGAIPLSLGKITGLTSLVLSNNHLSGEIPLIWNDKPDLYIVDMANNSLSGEIPSSMGTLNSLMFLILSGNKLSGEIPSSLQNCKDMDSFDLGDNRLSGNLPSWIGEMQSLLILRLRSNLFDGNIPSQVCSLSHLHILDLAHNNLSGSVPSCLGNLSGMATEISNERYEGQLSVVMKGRELIYQNTLYLVNSIDLSDNNISGKLPELRNLSRLGTLNLSRNHLTGNIPEDVGSLSQLETLDLSRNQLSGLIPPSMVSMTSLNHLNLSYNRLSGKIPTSNQFQTFNDPSIYRNNLALCGEPLAMKCPGDDEATTDSSGVDNEDHDDEHEDAFEMKWFYMSMGPGFVVGFWGVFGPLIINRSWRRSYFRFLDEMKDRVMVVITVNVARLQKKCKWERRQHRT from the coding sequence ATGGCTAATATCAATGCCTCCATTCATTTCCTTCTGCTTATTTTCCTCTCCTCCACTTTTCTCTATCTTGAAACTGTTAAACTTGGTTCCTGCAATGGCGTTCTCAATGTCAGCTGCACTGAAATTGAGAGAAAAGCCCTTGTTGACTTCAAACAAGATCTTACTGATCCTTCCGGCAGGCTCTCTTCTTGGGTTGGCCTGGATTGCTGTAGATGGAGTGGTGTGGTGTGCAGCCAGAGGGTACCTCGAGTCATCAAGCTCAAACTCCGCAATCAGTATGCTAGAAGTCCGGACGCCAACGATGAAGATACCGGTGCTTTTGAGGATGACTATGGAGCAGCTCATGCATTTGGCGGCGAGATAAGTCATTCTTTACTTGATTTGAAAGATTTGAGGTACTTGGACTTGAGCATGAACAATTTTGAAGGACTCCAAATCCCCAAGTTCATTGGATCATTCAAGAGGTTGAGATATCTCAATCTCTCAGGTGCATCCTTCGGTGGAACCATCCCACCCCACCTAGGGAACCTTTCTAGCCTGCTCTATCTTGATCTCAACTCATATTCTCTTGAATCAGTTGAGGATGACCTGCACTGGCTATCAGGTCTTTCTTCTCTGAGACACCTTAATTTGGGAAATATAGATCTTAGCAAGGCTGCAGCTTATTGGCATCGAGCTGTTAACTCCCTTTCTTCACTCTTGGAACTACGCTTACCTAGATGTGGGCTTTCTTCCCTTCCTGATCTccctcttccattttttaatgTCACATCCCTTTTGGTGCTTGATCTTTCGAACAATGACTTCAACTCGTCGATACCTCACTGGTTGTTCAACTTTAGTAGTCTTGCATACCTTGATCTCAACTCCAACAATCTTCAAGGCAGTGTTCCTGAAGGATTTGGTTACTTGATTTCCCTTAAATACAttgatttttcttctaatttatttattggagGTCACTTACCAAGAGACTTAGGAAAGCTTTGCAACTTGCGAACTCTCAAACTATCTTTCAACAGCATTAGTGGAGAGATAACTGAATTCATGGATGGGTTGTCCGAGTGTGTAAACAGTAGTAGCTTAGAGTCTCTGGATTTGGGGTACAATTATAAACTGGGTGGGTTTCTTCCTAATTCTTTGGGACACCTAAAGAACTTGAAGTCTCTTCATCTGTGGAGCAACTCATTTGTGGGGTCAATTCCAAACTCCATTGGAAATTTGTCGTCCTTGCAAGGATTCTACATCTCTGAAAAtcaaatgaatggaataatccCAGAGAGTGTTGGCCAACTCTCAGCATTGGTTGCATTGGATCTCTCAGAGAATCCATGGGTTGGTGTTGTGACTGAGTCTCATTTCTCCAATCTCACAAGCTTAACTGAGTTGGCAATCAAGAAGTCATCTCCAAATATCACCTTGGTCTTCAATGTGAATGTTAAATGGATTCCTCCTTTTAAACTCAATTACCTGGAACTCCAAGCATGCCAACTAGGTCCCAAATTTCCTGCATGGCTGAGAACCCAAAACCAGCTGAAGACAATAGTGCTCAACAATGCTAGGATTTCAGACACGATACCTGATTGGTTTTGGAAGTTAGACTTGCAGCTCGAGCTACTGGATGTTGCCAATAATCAATTGAGTGGGAGGGTCCCAAATTCATTGAAATTTCCCAAAAATGCTGTTGTGGATTTGAGCTCCAACCGCTTTCACGGTCCTTTCCCACACTTTTCTTCTAACCTGAGTTCATTGTATTTGACAGACAATTTATTTTCTGGACCAATACCTCGGGATGTTGGCAAAACCATGCCGTGGTTGACAAATTTTGATGTCTCTTGGAACTCTCTAAATGGTGCCATTCCCTTGTCTCTAGGTAAGATTACGGGTTTGACAAGTCTGGTTCTCTCAAATAATCATTTATCTGGTGAAATTCCTTTGATTTGGAATGATAAACCAGATTTGTACATTGTTGATATGGCAAATAACAGCCTATCTGGTGAGATCCCTAGCTCAATGGGCACCCTGAATTCACTTATGTTCTTGATACTGAGTGGCAACAAACTTTCAGGGGAAATTCCTTCTTCACTGCAGAATTGCAAGGACATGGATAGTTTTGACCTTGGCGATAATAGATTATCAGGAAACCTTCCGTCATGGATAGGAGAGATGCAATCGTTGTTGATTCTACGCCTGCGATCAAACTTGTTTGATGGAAACATTCCCTCCCAAGTGTGCAGTCTTTCCCATCTTCATATATTGGACCTCGCGCATAATAATCTGTCAGGATCCGTTCCTTCTTGTCTGGGAAATTTGAGTGGCATGGCTACTGAAATCAGCAATGAGCGATACGAGGGGCAATTGTCAGTTGTGATGAAAGGAAGAGAACTCATATATCAGAATACTCTGTATCTCGTGAATAGCATTGATCTTTCAGACAATAATATATCGGGGAAGTTGCCTGAACTAAGAAATCTTTCCAGACTTGGCACCTTGAACTTGTCGAGAAACCATTTGACAGGAAATATACCAGAGGACGTTGGGAGCTTAAGTCAATTAGAAACTCTGGACCTCTCAAGAAACCAGCTCTCTGGCCTGATTCCACCAAGCATGGTTTCTATGACTTCCTTGAATCACTTGAACCTATCTTACAACAGACTATCTGGTAAAATTCCAACAAGCAACCAGTTCCAAACCTTCAATGACCCGTCCATATACAGGAATAACCTTGCACTCTGTGGGGAGCCTCTGGCAATGAAGTGCCCAGGCGATGATGAGGCTACTACTGATTCTTCAGGTGTGGATAATGAAGATCATGACGATGAACATGAAGATGCGTTTGAAATGAAGTGGTTCTACATGAGCATGGGGCCTGGATTTGTAGTGGGATTTTGGGGAGTTTTTGGCCCTTTGATAATAAATAGGTCTTGGAGGCGATCCTACTTCCGGTTCCTGGATGAGATGAAAGATAGAGTGATGGTGGTTATCACAGTGAATGTTGCACGTCTGCAAAAGAAATGCAAATGGGAAAGAAGACAACATCGAACTTGA